From the genome of Thermodesulfovibrionales bacterium:
TCCAGAAACCATCTAAAGAGGAGATACTCTCTTTATCACAGAATATAGAGAGAAAGCTTGCTGATTTTGATGTGGAGGGAAATGTCACCCAGGTTCATCCAGGACCTGTTGTGACTATGTTTGAGTTTGAACCTGCGCCTGGAATAAAGATAAACAAGATAATCTCCCTAGCAGAAGACCTGTCACTGGCATTAAAGGCGCAGGGAGTAAGAATATATACAGTTCCAGGAAAATCATCAATAGGAATTGAGGTACCCAACAGACAGAGAGAGATAGTCTCGCTAAGAGATATTATAGGTTCTGAGGCATTTCAGAGGTCCAGCTCTAAGCTAACCCTTGCCCTGGGAAAGGATATTACTGGAAATCCCTTTGTAATAGACCTTGCAAAAACTCCTCATCTCCTTGTTGCAGGTGCTACCGGCTCGGGAAAGAGTGTCTCGTTAAACAGCATGATTATAAGTATACTTTATAAGGCTACACCTAAAGAAGTTAAAATGCTCATGATTGATCCAAAATTTCTTGANTTATCTCCCTACAATGATATACCCCATCTTCTCAGCCCTGTGATTACCTCTCCCAGGGATGCAAGGGATGCATTAAAAAAGATAGTCATTGAAATGGAAAGGAGATACAGAATTATTGCTGAAAAGGGTGTAAGGAATATTGACGGATTCAATGCAAGTGTCCCTGAGGAAGAGAGGCTTCCTTACATAGTGGTAATCATAGATGAACTTGCTGATCTTATGCTTACAGGAGCTCAGGAGGTAGAGGATGCAATTACAAGACTTGCACACATGGCAAGAGCATCAGGTATTCACCTCATAATTGCAACCCAGAGGCCATCTGTGGATGTTATAACAGGTGTTATCAAGGCGAATTTTCCAGCAAGAATAGCCTTTCAGGTTACTTCAAGGATAGATTCAAGGACGATCCTCGATGTCCAGGGAGCTGAACAGCTTCTTGGGCAGGGAGATATGCTCTTCATGATGCCAGGTGTAAAACTAAAAAGGATACACGGATCCTATGTATCAGAGGATGAGATCAGGGCTATCGTGGATTTTATAAAACCGCAGGCTGAGCCTGATTATTCCCTAATGGAGTCCATAGAACTTCCTCCTGAATCTCAGGATCAGGGCGATGGAGGAGAATCAGATTCTGATGAATTATATGAAAAAGTTATAGATCTTGGTGAAACCCTTGGTGAGATTTCCATATCTCTAATACAGAGGCGTTTCAAGATAGGATTCAATAGAGCGGCAAGGCTTATGGAACTTCTTGAACGGGATGGATATGTAGGACCTCCAAAGGGAGCAGGTAAACCAAGGGATTTCATAAGGAGGAAGAGATGAGATCAGAATATACAGGTGGGTTTGAGTGCATAATCAAGAAGAGGGGTTTTCTTCTTTCTTTGCTCTGTTTATCTATTTACCTCTTACTGGTTGTATCAGAGACGGTTTCCTCGGAAAAGGAGGTTTCAGCTGTAGACAAAATAGAGAATGCCTACAGAGATATTTCTGATATAAGCGGTAGATTCATACAGATGAGCTATCTAAAGGATATTGAAAAAAAGGAATTTTATGAAGGTGAATTTTTTATAAAGATCCCTTCTCTCTTCAGATGGTCTTACAAAGGAAAATCTCCTCAGGAGGTTATAATTTCAGGAGAAAAACTCATTATATACCAGAAAAAGGAAAAACAGGTCATTCGTAGTAAATTTGTTCCCTCAAGATATGGCCAGACACCCATTGCCCTTCTTGGAGGTTTCGGTAATATAAGGAAAGATTTTGATATTAGAGAAGAAAAAGATAAAGTCATTCTCAGACCAAGAGGAGATATGGGAAATGTGAGGAATATTGAACTCTATCTCAGAGATAGTGATTTCCCTATAAAAAAGATAAAGATCACAGATACTGCCGACAATATTATTGAGATAGAATTGAAGGATGTGGTTATAAATTCCGGCCTGACCGAATCACTCTTTGAATTTAAACCTCCAAAGGGAGTAAATATCATAGAGGGTTTTTGAGTTCTATGCTTGTTCTTGGTATCGACACATCCTGTGATGATACATCTGCTGCTGTTATAAGTACAGAGAGGGATATTACTGTCCTTTCAGATGTAGTATCCTCACAGGCAGAGATTCATAAAAAATACGGTGGAATTGTACCTGAGATTGCCTCACGAAGACATATTGAAAATATTATGCCTGTTGTGGAAGAGGCTTTAAGAATAGCAGGTGTTAGCCTTGAAGACCTTTCTCTGCTTTCTGTCTGCCATGGCCCGGGTCTTATAGGTTCTCTTATTGTTGGAGTATGCTTTGCAAAGAGTCTCTCTTTTGTAAAAGGCATACCGCTAACTGGAGTTAATCATCTTGAAGGTCATTTATTTTCTACAATGCCCGTGGATCCTCCGGAATTTCCTTTTCTCGGTCTCATAGTTTCAGGAGGTCATACATCCCTTGTAAGGGTTGATGGTCCCTTAAAATATAAAGAGCTTGGAAAGACCCGGGATGATGCAGCTGGTGAGGCTTATGACAAGATCGCAAAGCTTCTGGGCCTGGGTTATCCAGGTGGACCAGTGATAGACAGGCTTGCTCAGAAAGGTAGGGCTGATGCAATTTCATTCCCAAGACCCTATCTTCATGAAGATATGGATTTCAGTTTCAGTGGTCTTAAAACAGCTGTACTTAATTATGTAAAAAACCTCACTCCTGAAAAAATTGAACAAATTATACCCGATCTTTGCGCATCCTTTCAGGCAGCAGTCATGGACGTACTGGAAAAAAAGGTGGAATGGGCTTTAAAAAGAGAGGGACTAAAGACTGTTGTTGTATCAGGAGGTGTTGCAGCCAACAGTGAACTTCGAAAAAGGTTTAGTATCCTTGGTGAAAGGCTTGGTGTTTCCGTTCATATACCTCCTTTGAGGTACTGTACTGACAATGCGGTAATGATAGCTGTTGCAGGATATTATCACTACAGGTCCGGAAAGCTTTCAGACCTTTCTCTCAATCCAAGGGCTTATGTTCCGATTGAGGAAGAAAACCTGTGAATCTCCTTGAAAAGGTCTTAAAATCAATAAAGCGATTTGAAATGATAAAACAAGGAGACCGCCTTATTATCGGTCTTTCCGGTGGACCTGATTCTGTCTGTCTCCTGCATGTACTTCACAGTCTAAGGGATAGATTTAAGATTGAACTTATACCTGTATATGTTAATCATGGTCTTAGACCTGATGAGATAAACTATGAAATAGATTTTTGTAAAGATTTTGTTAAAAACCTGGGGTACGAGCTTATTATCAAAGATGTAGATGTAATGGGTTATGTAAAGGCTACAGGTGAAAACAAACAGGAGGCTGCAAGGAAACTTAGATACAATGTCCTTAATGATGTTCTTCTTGAAAGAAAGGCTCAGGCAATTGCTCTCGGGCATACTGCTGATGACCAGGCTGAGACAGTTCTGATGAGGCTTATAAGGGGTACCGGGCCTCAGGGTCTTCAGGGAATTCCTCCTGTAAGGGGTAATATTATAAGACCATTGATAGAGATTGAAAGAAAGGAGATAGAAGAATATCTCTTCAAGAATAATCTGAGATATATAATTGATTCATCAAATCTCAGGACTGAATATTTCAGGAACTGGATAAGATTAAAAGTTCTTCCACTTTTAAGAGAAAAGAATCCATCGATTATTACAACACTAACGAAAATGGCAGAAATATTTTCTGAAGAGGAGAGGATATATGAAATAGAAGTTACCAAGGCACTTATGAGATCCCTATCAAGAAAGACTGACTCAACGATTGAACTCTTTCTTAAGCCTCTTGAAGCAATGGATACAAGGCTTCTTAGAAGACTGCTAAGAAAGGCAGTTGATGAGATATTTAGCCTTCGGGGTATCAGTTTTGTACACATTGAAGACATGGTTCAATTAATCAAACAGGGTAGAGCAGGAGACAGATTGTATATCAGAAATAATATAAGGGCAATTAAGTTGTATTCAACCTTTAAAATCACATCAGAGGAGCCTGTAAGGTTGAAGGAATATGTCCTTCCGGTTCCAGGCAGTGTATGGATTGAGGAAAGAGGATATAAAATCTCCGCAGAGCTCAGCAATTCAAGACCGGATGACCTTGGAGATGGAAAAACAAGGATTGTTATAGACAGTGATAGAGTTTCTGATGTCCTAAAGATAAGACACTGGTTACCTGGTGATTATTTCTTTCCCTTAGGTCTCAATAAAAAAAAGAAGCTCCAGGACCTCTTTGTAGATTTAAAGATTCCAAGGGATGAAAGATATTCAATTCCGGTAGTAGAAGACAGAGGTAATATAATCTGGATAGTAGGTTTAAGAATGGATCATAGATACAGGGTGCAGGATGAAACTGAGAAATTTCTCATTTTAAGGATTGTAAATGGCTGATACAAAAAAAAGAATAACTGTCTCAGCATTTTTGATGTCCTTTGCAACCTTTCTGAGCAGGATATCTGGTTATATAAAAGATATGGTCCTTGCTGGTTTTTTTGGTGCCAGTCTTGTTGCTGATACGTTCTTTGTGGCTTTCAGGATTCCAAATCTTCTCAGAGAACTTTTTGCAGAAGGTTCCATGTCATCTGCCTTTATACCAGTTCTCACAGAACAGAGGGCACTCAGGGGCGATGAAGAGGCAAAAAAGATTGTAAGGATAGTTTTTACCTTCGTAGTGATAATTGTAGGTGCTCTTTCGTTGTTAGGTATACTTTTTGCTCCCTTTATTGTGAAACTAATAGCTCCTGGCTTTATACCACACCGAGAGAAATTTGATCTTACAGTGCTTTTAACAAGAATTATGTTTCCCTTTCTTCTTTTCATCAGTCTTGCGAGTCTAGTGATGGGTGCATTGAATGTAAAAAAGGTCTTTTTTATACCTGCCTTTGCACCTGTGATGTTAAACCTCTCAATTATAATCTGCCTTCTGCTCTTTGGCCCTTATCTTTCTCCACCGATTATATCTGTAGCTATTGGAGTAAGCTTTGGAGGTCTTCTTCAATTTATTTTTCAAATCCCCTCTTTTTTTAAGCAGGGCTATGACCTAAGGCCTGAATGGGATTTTAAGCACGAGGCACTGAAAAAGATTGCCCTTTTACTGGTTCCCTCTACAATGGCAATGGCAGTGAGTCAGATAAATATCTTTATCAGCACCATACTCGCCTCTTTTTTAAAGGAAGGTAGTATAACCTATCTTTACTATGCCATGAGACTTATACAGTTTCCAATCGGAATATTCGGTGTTGCCATGGGTATGGCCGTTTTACCCTTTTTTTCCGAACATGCCTCAAGAGGTGAGTACGGATTATTAAAAAAGGACTTCTCTTTTGCCATACGACTCTTATTTTTTATAACAATTCCAGCCATGATTGGATTGATTGCTTTGAGAGTAGAGATAATAGAAGTACTTTTCGAAAGAGGTAGATTTACCCATCATGATACATTGCAGACTGCTTATGCCCTTCTTTTTTACAGTCTAGGTATATGGTCAATAGTGGGTGTTAGAATCATGACAGCCTTTTTTTATTCTGTCCAGGATACAAAGACACCAGTAAAGATTGCCGCTACAGGAATGGTTATTAATATAATTTCAAGCATAATACTAATGAGATTTCTTGAACATGGCGGCCTTGCCCTCGCCAATTCCTT
Proteins encoded in this window:
- the murJ gene encoding murein biosynthesis integral membrane protein MurJ translates to MADTKKRITVSAFLMSFATFLSRISGYIKDMVLAGFFGASLVADTFFVAFRIPNLLRELFAEGSMSSAFIPVLTEQRALRGDEEAKKIVRIVFTFVVIIVGALSLLGILFAPFIVKLIAPGFIPHREKFDLTVLLTRIMFPFLLFISLASLVMGALNVKKVFFIPAFAPVMLNLSIIICLLLFGPYLSPPIISVAIGVSFGGLLQFIFQIPSFFKQGYDLRPEWDFKHEALKKIALLLVPSTMAMAVSQINIFISTILASFLKEGSITYLYYAMRLIQFPIGIFGVAMGMAVLPFFSEHASRGEYGLLKKDFSFAIRLLFFITIPAMIGLIALRVEIIEVLFERGRFTHHDTLQTAYALLFYSLGIWSIVGVRIMTAFFYSVQDTKTPVKIAATGMVINIISSIILMRFLEHGGLALANSLASWSNIFLLYYFLIKRFGSPGTSAILSSTIKILIASMLMAFFVRLIYYHSYELFGIKIFSLLLSIATGFGFYITITYMLKSEEFLFLKDMLKKRRQK
- the tilS gene encoding tRNA lysidine(34) synthetase TilS, with the protein product MNLLEKVLKSIKRFEMIKQGDRLIIGLSGGPDSVCLLHVLHSLRDRFKIELIPVYVNHGLRPDEINYEIDFCKDFVKNLGYELIIKDVDVMGYVKATGENKQEAARKLRYNVLNDVLLERKAQAIALGHTADDQAETVLMRLIRGTGPQGLQGIPPVRGNIIRPLIEIERKEIEEYLFKNNLRYIIDSSNLRTEYFRNWIRLKVLPLLREKNPSIITTLTKMAEIFSEEERIYEIEVTKALMRSLSRKTDSTIELFLKPLEAMDTRLLRRLLRKAVDEIFSLRGISFVHIEDMVQLIKQGRAGDRLYIRNNIRAIKLYSTFKITSEEPVRLKEYVLPVPGSVWIEERGYKISAELSNSRPDDLGDGKTRIVIDSDRVSDVLKIRHWLPGDYFFPLGLNKKKKLQDLFVDLKIPRDERYSIPVVEDRGNIIWIVGLRMDHRYRVQDETEKFLILRIVNG
- the tsaD gene encoding tRNA (adenosine(37)-N6)-threonylcarbamoyltransferase complex transferase subunit TsaD; this encodes MLVLGIDTSCDDTSAAVISTERDITVLSDVVSSQAEIHKKYGGIVPEIASRRHIENIMPVVEEALRIAGVSLEDLSLLSVCHGPGLIGSLIVGVCFAKSLSFVKGIPLTGVNHLEGHLFSTMPVDPPEFPFLGLIVSGGHTSLVRVDGPLKYKELGKTRDDAAGEAYDKIAKLLGLGYPGGPVIDRLAQKGRADAISFPRPYLHEDMDFSFSGLKTAVLNYVKNLTPEKIEQIIPDLCASFQAAVMDVLEKKVEWALKREGLKTVVVSGGVAANSELRKRFSILGERLGVSVHIPPLRYCTDNAVMIAVAGYYHYRSGKLSDLSLNPRAYVPIEEENL
- a CDS encoding DNA translocase FtsK, whose translation is QKPSKEEILSLSQNIERKLADFDVEGNVTQVHPGPVVTMFEFEPAPGIKINKIISLAEDLSLALKAQGVRIYTVPGKSSIGIEVPNRQREIVSLRDIIGSEAFQRSSSKLTLALGKDITGNPFVIDLAKTPHLLVAGATGSGKSVSLNSMIISILYKATPKEVKMLMIDPKFLXLSPYNDIPHLLSPVITSPRDARDALKKIVIEMERRYRIIAEKGVRNIDGFNASVPEEERLPYIVVIIDELADLMLTGAQEVEDAITRLAHMARASGIHLIIATQRPSVDVITGVIKANFPARIAFQVTSRIDSRTILDVQGAEQLLGQGDMLFMMPGVKLKRIHGSYVSEDEIRAIVDFIKPQAEPDYSLMESIELPPESQDQGDGGESDSDELYEKVIDLGETLGEISISLIQRRFKIGFNRAARLMELLERDGYVGPPKGAGKPRDFIRRKR
- the lolA gene encoding outer membrane lipoprotein chaperone LolA, whose translation is MRSEYTGGFECIIKKRGFLLSLLCLSIYLLLVVSETVSSEKEVSAVDKIENAYRDISDISGRFIQMSYLKDIEKKEFYEGEFFIKIPSLFRWSYKGKSPQEVIISGEKLIIYQKKEKQVIRSKFVPSRYGQTPIALLGGFGNIRKDFDIREEKDKVILRPRGDMGNVRNIELYLRDSDFPIKKIKITDTADNIIEIELKDVVINSGLTESLFEFKPPKGVNIIEGF